In Tachysurus fulvidraco isolate hzauxx_2018 chromosome 11, HZAU_PFXX_2.0, whole genome shotgun sequence, one DNA window encodes the following:
- the LOC113643724 gene encoding protein EVI2B, translating into MKSILTTCALFLVLPWKLTGETTLRPRSTWQHTVAFKDHQTTKSDGEPTNFSPTNMRSLKPNNEITNSTMLQEDISTDHKTNKSDGEPTISSPTNIHSSKPNNEITNSTMLKEGISTDHKNKSDWEPTNFSPKSMELTLKPNGETTHKPKSTSLHKGTSKDHEHTTRGSEEYTTEEKKSVLASKSPPQTSVHQETPAMTNSTEESRSSLNLSSLPFLEELTQKKTITTQPPDISKEVITTRDKQFQTKDDNLKSTNKGLDRYTQGNRTTRSSDKESFTPQTDKSTPFQKPPEVITTTETLTKEWSSHHLEKEITQTTALNITVSNGILNISNQERNDTSTYPLNTSTTTGFSTDLGPTVNTEVSTWDTTDTLVTNATYEITTNGKISERTHYPKPISEITTTIQMENTKSIKPNLSIKDDQNNKNHPGFIVASLIGSILFVMFIAFVVVLLRNRQMKKKKLENTDWAGPSPFIDGDNLPNINEDGSFHSRESKRISLNSFLPQRLSKRFSMLSPTDEEVPLEDIQVSSTFGQQNVQSLNEKATPNQTRTQGANNSPTEISSDSNIPKFVSIPPAPENKENIQTAPKPDDEIVPSTPAEKKSITPTSFEDVDLNGSLDKNIESALPSDAIHIPSPPPLPS; encoded by the coding sequence ATGAAATCCATTCTCACTACATGTGCACTATTTCTGGTACTTCCATGGAAACTAACTGGTGAGACAACCCTCAGGCCAAGAAGCACCTGGCAGCATACAGTTGCTTTTAAAGATCATCAAACAACCAAAAGTGATGGGGAACCGACCAATTTCTCTCCAACAAACATGCGTTCTTTGAAACCAAATAATGAAATAACCAACAGCACCATGCTTCAAGAAGATATCTCTACAgatcacaaaacaaacaaaagtgatGGGGAACCAACCATTTCCTCTCCAACAAACATACATTCTTCGAAACCAAATAATGAAATAACCAACAGCACCATGCTGAAAGAAGGTATCTCTACagatcacaaaaacaaaagtgattGGGAACCAACCAATTTCTCTCCAAAAAGCATGGAACTTACATTAAAACCAAATGGTGAAACTACTCACAAACCAAAGAGTACTAGTTTGCATAAAGGTACCTCCAAAGATCATGAACACACAACAAGGGGCAGTGAGGAGTACaccactgaagaaaaaaaaagtgtcttagcTTCAAAATCACCCCCACAAACTTCAGTACACCAAGAAACTCCTGCAATGACTAATTCTACAGAAGAAAGTAGATCCTCTTTAAATCTGTCCTCCTTACCTTTCTTGGAAGAACTTActcaaaaaaagacaattacaACACAGCCACCGGATATTTCGAAAGAGGTCATTACCACCAGGGACAAACAATTTCAAACCAAAGACGATAATTTGAAATCCACCAATAAAGGTCTTGATAGATACACTCAAGGAAACAGAACTACTAGATCTTCAGACAAAGAATCCTTCACACCACAGACTGATAAGTCTACTCCTTTCCAGAAACCTCCAGAGGTTATCACAACTACAGAAACACTGACTAAAGAATGGTCTTCACATCACCTAGAAAAAGAAATTACTCAAACTACAGCGCTAAATATCACTGTCTCAAATGGAATTTTGAACATTAGCAATCAAGAAAGAAATGACACATCCACCTACCCCCTCAACACATCGACTACCACTGGTTTTTCCACTGATCTTGGACCAACTGTTAACACAGAGGTTTCTACATGGGATACTACTGATACCCTGGTTACAAATGCAACATATGAAATCACCACAAATGGCAAGATTAGTGAGAGAACACACTACCCCAAGCCTATTAGTGAAATCACCACCACAATTCAAATGGAGAACACCAAAAGTATTAAACCAAACCTCTCCATCAAAGAcgatcaaaataataaaaatcacccAGGATTCATAGTAGCCTCCTTGATCGGTAGTATCCTGTTTGTTATGTTTATAGCATTTGTGGTCGTTTTGTTAAGAAATCgtcaaatgaagaaaaagaagctggAGAACACTGACTGGGCTGGACCTTCGCCATTCATAGATGGTGATAACCTACCAAACATCAATGAGGATGGATCATTCCACAGCCGGGAGTCCAAAAGAATTTCCCTCAACTCTTTCCTTCCCCAACGGCTTTCCAAGCGATTCTCCATGTTAAGCCCGACGGATGAGGAGGTCCCCCTTGAGGACATTCAAGTAAGCAGTACGTTTGGACAACAAAATGTCCAATCACTAAATGAAAAAGCAACACCAAACCAAACTCGGACACAAGGCGCAAACAATTCTCCTACTGAAATCTCTTCAGACTCCAACATTCCCAAGTTTGTAAGCATTCCTCCAGCTCCTGAAAACAAGGAGAATATCCAGACAGCACCTAAACCTGATGATGAGATCGTTCCGTCTACACCTGCAGAGAAAAAAAGCATCACTCCAACATCATTTGAAGACGTGGATCTTAACGGTTCTCTAGACAAGAATATTGAATCCGCATTACCATCAGATGCTATACACATCCCTTCtccaccaccactaccatcTTAA